Proteins encoded by one window of Hypomesus transpacificus isolate Combined female unplaced genomic scaffold, fHypTra1 scaffold_116, whole genome shotgun sequence:
- the LOC124487996 gene encoding LOW QUALITY PROTEIN: lysophosphatidic acid receptor 6-like (The sequence of the model RefSeq protein was modified relative to this genomic sequence to represent the inferred CDS: deleted 1 base in 1 codon) — MTMCEHTRLVFGDASRGCQVVRTLTWRGSLRVSVDSRRRAIETVGAGGCVTVRSKRLHVGGKCCPVGSFACYGSRTRRSGRRSERSRGWTHALYIHGPPATNSCLGYQSSDVDGVTGCGVQDPNPDMELRNQTEGLPGQLFPPLANCTIDTSYRFTFYQVSYSVIFLLGLSTNCLALRRLWLSPRTLTSTAVYMANLSTADLFFVVSLPLRIYYYHHKARDLASGAGPNAALSPWTPGGVFCQLTFTLKYISLYGGIFFLVCIAADRYFAVVHPLVSAPRRVCAARLVSAGIWCLVLGLSATLPLLRSAAARRQQPCLLDPTTQRQLSFILAALGLVQAAFVLPALVLLFGYCSVLRVLRQPRRRAQRRRRRRTLTVIYWVLGVFLLCFAPYHLNLLGYTLTHVGLVPSCRLARLTKAVHPVALVLASSNCCLNPLIYYFSSRLMHREPLSNAGTSSQ; from the exons ATGACCATGTGCGAGCACACTCGACTCGTCTTTGGAGATGCATCGAGGGGTTGCCAGGTTGTTAGGACACTGACGTGGAGGGGGAGTTTACGCGTGTCTGTTGATTCAAGGCGACGAGCGATCGAGACGGTGGGCGCGGGCGGGTGCGTGACCGTGAGATCAAAGCGTCTTCATGTGGGCGGGAAATGTTGCCCTGTTGGGTCCTTCGCTTGTTATGGGTCCAGAACTAGGAGATCTGGCAGGAgatcagagaggagcaggggctgGACGCATGCCCTCTACATCCACGGCCCTCCAGCTACTAACTCCTGTTTGGGATATCAGAGCAGTG ATGTAGATGGTGTGACTGGGTGTGGAGTACAGGACCCAAACCCAGACATGGAGCTGAGGAACCAGACCGAAGGGCTGCCAGGTCAGCTCTTCCCCCCTCTGGCTAACTGCACCATAGACACCAGCTACCGCTTCACCTTCTACCAGGTGTCCTACAGCGTCATCTTCCTGCTGGGGCTGTCCACCAACTGCCTGGCCCTACGCCGCCTCTGGCTCTCG CCCCGCACCCTCACCAGCACGGCCGTCTACATGGCTAACCTGTCCACGGCCGACCTGTTCTTCGTGGTGTCCCTGCCTCTCAGGATATACTACTACCACCACAAGGCCCGCGACTTGGCGTCGGGAGCGGGACCCAACGCGGCGCTGTCCCCCTGGACCCCCGGAGGGGTCTTCTGCCAGCTGACCTTCACCCTCAAGTACATCAGCCTGTATGGGGGGATCTTCTTCCTGGTGTGCATCGCCGCGGACCGCTACTTTGCCGTGGTGCACCCGCTGGTGTCGGCCCCTCGCAGGGTGTGTGCGGCGCGGCTGGTGAGCGCGGGGATCTGGTGCCTGGTCCTGGGCCTGAGCGCGACCCTGCCCCTGCTGCGCTCGGCCGCCGCCCGCCGCCAACAGCCCTGCCTGCTGGACCCGACTACCCAGCGCCAGCTGTCCTTCATCCTGGCAGCCCTGGGCCTGGTGCAGGCTGCCTTCGTCCTCCCCGCGCTGGTGCTGCTCTTCGGCTACTGCAGCGTGCTGCGCGTGCTCCGCCAGCCTCGACGCCGCGCCCAGCGCCGCCGGCGCCGCCGCACCCTCACCGTCATCTACTGGGTGCTGGGCGTCTTCCTGCTCTGCTTCGCCCCCTACCACCTCAACCTGCTGGGCTACACCCTCACCCACGTGGGCCTGGTGCCCAGCTGCCGCCTGGCACGGCTCACCAAAGCCGTGCACCCCGTGGCGCTGGTCCTGGCCAGCTCCAACTGCTGCCTCAACCCCCTCATCTACTACTTCTCCAGCCGCCTGATGCACAGGGAGCCCCTCAGCAACGCGGGCACTTCCAGCCAGTGA
- the LOC124487997 gene encoding lysophosphatidic acid receptor 6-like yields MNGITFALIRFDHFWIRVQQRICHMFKPEEPLKMSNSTDGLQALGLSLANASCPKNDGFKHTLYTSVFSLVFIVGLLFNMAAVYIFACTLKLRNETTTYMMNLVVSDLLFVLTLPFRIFYFINQDWPFGAVLCKVSVSLFYTNMYGSILFLTCINVDRFLAIVHPFRSQTLRTKRNAKLACCAVWALVLSGSLPAGFMLETTSPRHANSSSIYCFENFSNKQWKAALSKVVVFIVTAGFLIPLLLNIFCSLRVLRTLTQPQTISRGGQLNKAKILRMIVVHLLIFCFCFVPYNVNLVFYALVRAKILQGCVLESVVRTIYPVALCIAVTNCCFDPVVYYFTSETIQNSIKRKSMAFRENKLFEALQSDSTQGSVHSSVRTPRAKVFRNESTV; encoded by the coding sequence ATGAACGGCATTACCTTTGCCCTCATACGATTCGACCATTTTTGGATCAGAGTTCAGCAAAGAATTTGCCACATGTTCAAGCCTGAAGAACCTCTAAAGATGTCAAATAGCACCGATGGTCTCCAAGCACTGGGCTTGAGCCTGGCCAACGCCAGCTGCCCCAAGAACGACGGCTTCAAGCACACCCTGTACACCTCAGTATTCAGCCTGGTCTTCATCGTGGGCCTGCTCTTTAACATGGCCGCCGTGTACATCTTCGCGTGCACGCTGAAGCTTCGCAACGAGACCACCACCTACATGATGAACCTGGTGGTGTCGGATCTCCTCTTCGTGCTCACGCTGCCCTTCCGCATCTTCTACTTCATCAACCAGGACTGGCCATTTGGCGCCGTGCTCTGCAAGGTGTCCGTCTCGCTCTTCTACACCAACATGTACGGCAgcatcctcttcctcacctgCATCAACGTGGACCGCTTCCTGGCCATCGTGCACCCGTTCCGCTCGCAGACCCTGCGGACCAAGAGGAACGCCAAGCTGGCCTGCTGCGCCGTGTGGGCGCTGGTGCTCTCTGGGAGCCTGCCCGCCGGCTTCATGCTGGAGACCACGTCGCCGCGGCACGCCAACTCGTCCTCCATCTACTGCTTCGAGAACTTCTCCAACAAGCAGTGGAAGGCGGCGCTGTCCAAGGTGGTGGTGTTCATCGTGACGGCGGGCTTCCTCATCCCGTTGCTGCTCAACATCTTCTGCTCGCTCCGGGTGCTGCGGACCCTGACGCAACCCCAGACCATCAGCCGCGGCGGGCagctcaacaaggccaagatcCTACGCATGATCGTCGTGCACCTGCTCATCTTCTGCTTCTGCTTCGTGCCGTACAACGTCAACCTGGTCTTCTACGCCCTGGTACGCGCCAAGATCCTGCAGGGCTGCGTCCTGGAGTCAGTGGTGAGGACCATCTACCCCGTCGCCCTGTGCATCGCCGTCACCAACTGCTGCTTCGACCCCGTCGTCTACTACTTCACGTCGGAGACCATCCAGAACTCCATCAAGAGGAAGTCGATGGCGTTCCGCGAGAACAAGCTGTTTGAGGCGCTGCAGTCGGACAGCACTCAGGGCAGCGTGCACAGCAGCGTGAGGACGCCGAGGGCCAAAGTGTTCCGGAACGAGTCGACGGTGTGA